A single genomic interval of Oryza sativa Japonica Group chromosome 7, ASM3414082v1 harbors:
- the LOC4343942 gene encoding alcohol dehydrogenase-like 2 → MEQMNTAAAKSIRCRAAVSRVAGQPLEMEEVEVAPPRAHEVRIKILCTSICHTDITFWRMEGNHPSIFGHEAVGVVESVGEHVQEVAVGDMVVPVFAAQCSECPDCLSDRSNLCSKLPNVAGLMPRDRTTRFSSVSTGEPIRHFLSVSSFAEYTVVDITHIVKLDVGFPPAMACLLSCGISTGVGAAWKVAAVEPGSSVAVFGLGAVGLAVAQGARMRGAKRIIGVDLNPDKFDVGKRLGMTDFINPNDTGGKTVSEVIKEMTGGGGADYCFECIGSTSVMAEAFQSTRNGWGKTILLGVSGNKAPISIPSHEILRGRSVIGSLFGGIKPKNDIPMLAQKYLDKELELEEFITHEMGFEEINRAFELLTQGKSIRCIIWMDGAKVIDNGE, encoded by the exons ATGGAGCAGATGAACACTGCTGCTGCAAAGTCCATCAGGTGCAGAG cgGCGGTGAGCAGGGTGGCCGGGCAGCCGctggagatggaggaggtggaggtggcgccgccgcgggcgcacGAGGTCCGGATCAAGATCCTCTGCACATCCATCTGCCACACGGACATCACCTTCTGGCGTATG GAAGGCAATCATCCGTCTATCTTTGGCCATGAAGCAGTCGG TGTGGTGGAGAGCGTGGGGGAGCACGTGCAGGAGGTGGCGGTGGGTGACATGGTGGTGCCGGTGTTCGCCGCGCAGTGCAGTGAGTGCCCTGACTGCCTCTCCGACCGCAGCAACCTCTGCTCCAAACTGCCCAACGTCGCCGGCCTCATGCCTCGCGACCGCACGACGCGCTTCTCCTCCGTCTCCACCGGCGAGCCCATCCGCCACTTCCTCTCCGTCTCCAGCTTCGCCGAGTACACCGTCGTTGACATCACCCACATTGTCAAGCTCGATGTTGGATTCCCACCGGCGATGGCATGCCTCCTCAGTTGTGGCATTTCCACCG GTGTTGGTGCGGCATGGAAGGTGGCAGCAGTGGAGCCCGGCTCGAGTGTCGCCGTGTTCGGCCTGGGTGCCGTTGGGTTAGCG GTTGCTCAAGGGGCGAGGATGCGTGGGGCTAAGAGGATTATTGGGGTGGACCTGAACCCGGACAAATTCGACGTTG GTAAGAGGCTGGGCATGACCGACTTCATCAACCCGAACGATACCGGCGGGAAGACCGTGAGCGAGGTCATCAAGGAGATgaccgggggcggcggcgccgactaCTGCTTCGAGTGCATCGGCTCGACTTCGGTCATGGCGGAAGCCTTCCAAAGCACTCGAAAT GGGTGGGGGAAGACGATCCTGCTCGGCGTCTCCGGCAACAAGGCGCCGATCAGCATCCCGTCGCACGAGATCCTCCGGGGAAGATCGGTCATCGGGTCGCTCTTCGGCGGCATCAAGCCCAAGAACGACATCCCGATGCTGGCTCAGAAGTACCTGGACAAG gagctggagctggaggagTTCATCACGCACGAGATGGGGTTCGAGGAGATCAACAGGGCGTTCGAGCTGCTCACGCAGGGGAAGAGCATCCGCTGCATCATCTGGATGGACGGCGCCAAGGTGATCGACAACGGCGAGTGA
- the LOC4343941 gene encoding cytochrome c oxidase subunit 6b-1 — translation MAAGEGKAPTLAAEEHTLPPHEVPVENSSSEKSSDNSVAEVVPEKDAETPAAQDTTSVVEDKSETPEMTASSEKPEEEGSNAATEESNEAEEETIDEKPEIKIETAPADFRFPTTNQTRHCFTRYIEYHRCVAAKGEGAPECEKFAKYYRSLCPSEWIERWNEQRENGTFPGPL, via the exons ATGGCGGCGGGAGAAGGCAAGGCCCCGACGCTCGCCGCCGAG GAACACACACTCCCACCCCACGAGGTCCCTGTGGAAAATTCATCCTCTGAAAAATCTTCTGATAACAGTGTGGCTGAAGTTGTTCCTGAGAAAGATGCTGAAACACCAGCAGCTCAGGACACCACTTCTGTTGTTGAGGACAAAAGTGAAACTCCCGAGATGACAGCATCCTCTGAGAAGCCAGAAGAAGAGGGGAGCAATGCTGCTACAGAGGAAAGCAATGAGGCTGAAGAGGAAACAATTGATGAGAAGCCAGAAATTAAG ATTGAGACGGCTCCCGCTGATTTTCGTTTCCCAACAACAAATCAAACAAGGCATTGCTTCACACGCTATATTGAATATCATAG GTGTGTAGCTGCAAAAGGAGAGGGTGCTCCTGAGTGtgaaaaatttgcaaaatattatCGATCACTTTGCCCAAGTGAATGG ATTGAGCGTTGGAACGAACAACGTGAGAATGGCACATTCCCTGGACCCTTgtag